The proteins below are encoded in one region of Homo sapiens chromosome 2, GRCh38.p14 Primary Assembly:
- the MOB1A gene encoding MOB kinase activator 1A isoform X1 yields the protein MPPQENVRCRSLRSLKLRCWPWSRIVLSSSDSAHLLALILTNFSCPRSSRSSKTFKPKKNIPEGSHQYELLKHAEATLGSGNLRQAVMLPEGEDLNEWIAVNTVDFFNQINMLYGTITEFCTEASCPVMSAGPRYEYHWADGTNIKKPIKCSAPKYIDYLMTWVQDQLDDETLFPSKIGV from the exons ATGCCGCCCCAGGAGAATGTGCGTTGCCGCAGTTTGAGAAGCTTGAAGTTAAGATGCTGGCCTTGGAGTCGGATCGTTCTGTCCAGTTCTGATTCTGCCCACTTACTGGCTTTGATTTTAACCAACTTCTCTTGTCCTCG CAGCAGCCGCTCTTCtaaaacattcaaaccaaagaAGAATATCCCTGAAGGATCTCATCAGTATGAACTCTTAAAACATGCAGAAGCAACTCTAGGAAGTGGGAATCTGAGACAAGCTGTTATGTTGCCTGAGGGAGAGGATCTCAATGAATGGATTGCTGTGAaca CTGTGGATTTCTTTAACCAGATCAACATGTTATATGGAACTATTACAGAATTCTGCACTGAAGCAAGCTGTCCAGTCATGTCTGCAGGTCCGAG aTATGAATATCACTGGGCAGATGGTACTAATATTAAAAAGCCAATCAAATGTTCTGCACCAAAATACATTGACTATTTGATGACTtgggttcaagatcagcttgaTGATGAAACTCTTTTTCCTTCTAAGATTG gaGTTTAA
- the MOB1A gene encoding MOB kinase activator 1A isoform 1 (isoform 1 is encoded by transcript variant 1) — protein sequence MSFLFSSRSSKTFKPKKNIPEGSHQYELLKHAEATLGSGNLRQAVMLPEGEDLNEWIAVNTVDFFNQINMLYGTITEFCTEASCPVMSAGPRYEYHWADGTNIKKPIKCSAPKYIDYLMTWVQDQLDDETLFPSKIGVPFPKNFMSVAKTILKRLFRVYAHIYHQHFDSVMQLQEEAHLNTSFKHFIFFVQEFNLIDRRELAPLQELIEKLGSKDR from the exons ATGAGCTTCCTCTT CAGCAGCCGCTCTTCtaaaacattcaaaccaaagaAGAATATCCCTGAAGGATCTCATCAGTATGAACTCTTAAAACATGCAGAAGCAACTCTAGGAAGTGGGAATCTGAGACAAGCTGTTATGTTGCCTGAGGGAGAGGATCTCAATGAATGGATTGCTGTGAaca CTGTGGATTTCTTTAACCAGATCAACATGTTATATGGAACTATTACAGAATTCTGCACTGAAGCAAGCTGTCCAGTCATGTCTGCAGGTCCGAG aTATGAATATCACTGGGCAGATGGTACTAATATTAAAAAGCCAATCAAATGTTCTGCACCAAAATACATTGACTATTTGATGACTtgggttcaagatcagcttgaTGATGAAACTCTTTTTCCTTCTAAGATTG GTGTCCCATTTCCCAAAAACTTTATGTCTGTGGCAAAGACTATTCTAAAGCGTCTGTTCAGGGTTTATGCCCATATTTATCACCAGCACTTTGATTCTGTGATGCAGCTGCAAGAGGAGGCCCACCTCAACACCTCCTTTAagcactttattttctttgttcag gaGTTTAATCTGATTGATAGGCGTGAGCTGGCACCTCTTCAAGAATTAATAGAGAAACTTGGATCAAAAGACAGATAA
- the MOB1A gene encoding MOB kinase activator 1A isoform 3 (isoform 3 is encoded by transcript variant 3), which produces MPPQENVRCRSLRSLKLRCWPWSRIVLSSSDSAHLLALILTNFSCPRSSRSSKTFKPKKNIPEGSHQYELLKHAEATLGSGNLRQAVMLPEGEDLNEWIAVNTVDFFNQINMLYGTITEFCTEASCPVMSAGPRYEYHWADGTNIKKPIKCSAPKYIDYLMTWVQDQLDDETLFPSKIGVPFPKNFMSVAKTILKRLFRVYAHIYHQHFDSVMQLQEEAHLNTSFKHFIFFVQEFNLIDRRELAPLQELIEKLGSKDR; this is translated from the exons ATGCCGCCCCAGGAGAATGTGCGTTGCCGCAGTTTGAGAAGCTTGAAGTTAAGATGCTGGCCTTGGAGTCGGATCGTTCTGTCCAGTTCTGATTCTGCCCACTTACTGGCTTTGATTTTAACCAACTTCTCTTGTCCTCG CAGCAGCCGCTCTTCtaaaacattcaaaccaaagaAGAATATCCCTGAAGGATCTCATCAGTATGAACTCTTAAAACATGCAGAAGCAACTCTAGGAAGTGGGAATCTGAGACAAGCTGTTATGTTGCCTGAGGGAGAGGATCTCAATGAATGGATTGCTGTGAaca CTGTGGATTTCTTTAACCAGATCAACATGTTATATGGAACTATTACAGAATTCTGCACTGAAGCAAGCTGTCCAGTCATGTCTGCAGGTCCGAG aTATGAATATCACTGGGCAGATGGTACTAATATTAAAAAGCCAATCAAATGTTCTGCACCAAAATACATTGACTATTTGATGACTtgggttcaagatcagcttgaTGATGAAACTCTTTTTCCTTCTAAGATTG GTGTCCCATTTCCCAAAAACTTTATGTCTGTGGCAAAGACTATTCTAAAGCGTCTGTTCAGGGTTTATGCCCATATTTATCACCAGCACTTTGATTCTGTGATGCAGCTGCAAGAGGAGGCCCACCTCAACACCTCCTTTAagcactttattttctttgttcag gaGTTTAATCTGATTGATAGGCGTGAGCTGGCACCTCTTCAAGAATTAATAGAGAAACTTGGATCAAAAGACAGATAA
- the MOB1A gene encoding MOB kinase activator 1A isoform 4 (isoform 4 is encoded by transcript variant 4), translated as MSFLFSSRSSKTFKPKKNIPEGSHQYELLKHAEATLGSGNLRQAVMLPEGEDLNEWIAVNTVDFFNQINMLYGTITEFCTEASCPVMSAGPRYEYHWADGTNIKKPIKCSAPKYIDYLMTWVQDQLDDETLFPSKIGV; from the exons ATGAGCTTCCTCTT CAGCAGCCGCTCTTCtaaaacattcaaaccaaagaAGAATATCCCTGAAGGATCTCATCAGTATGAACTCTTAAAACATGCAGAAGCAACTCTAGGAAGTGGGAATCTGAGACAAGCTGTTATGTTGCCTGAGGGAGAGGATCTCAATGAATGGATTGCTGTGAaca CTGTGGATTTCTTTAACCAGATCAACATGTTATATGGAACTATTACAGAATTCTGCACTGAAGCAAGCTGTCCAGTCATGTCTGCAGGTCCGAG aTATGAATATCACTGGGCAGATGGTACTAATATTAAAAAGCCAATCAAATGTTCTGCACCAAAATACATTGACTATTTGATGACTtgggttcaagatcagcttgaTGATGAAACTCTTTTTCCTTCTAAGATTG gaGTTTAA
- the MOB1A gene encoding MOB kinase activator 1A isoform 2 (isoform 2 is encoded by transcript variant 2), producing MSFLFSRSSKTFKPKKNIPEGSHQYELLKHAEATLGSGNLRQAVMLPEGEDLNEWIAVNTVDFFNQINMLYGTITEFCTEASCPVMSAGPRYEYHWADGTNIKKPIKCSAPKYIDYLMTWVQDQLDDETLFPSKIGVPFPKNFMSVAKTILKRLFRVYAHIYHQHFDSVMQLQEEAHLNTSFKHFIFFVQEFNLIDRRELAPLQELIEKLGSKDR from the exons ATGAGCTTCCTCTT CAGCCGCTCTTCtaaaacattcaaaccaaagaAGAATATCCCTGAAGGATCTCATCAGTATGAACTCTTAAAACATGCAGAAGCAACTCTAGGAAGTGGGAATCTGAGACAAGCTGTTATGTTGCCTGAGGGAGAGGATCTCAATGAATGGATTGCTGTGAaca CTGTGGATTTCTTTAACCAGATCAACATGTTATATGGAACTATTACAGAATTCTGCACTGAAGCAAGCTGTCCAGTCATGTCTGCAGGTCCGAG aTATGAATATCACTGGGCAGATGGTACTAATATTAAAAAGCCAATCAAATGTTCTGCACCAAAATACATTGACTATTTGATGACTtgggttcaagatcagcttgaTGATGAAACTCTTTTTCCTTCTAAGATTG GTGTCCCATTTCCCAAAAACTTTATGTCTGTGGCAAAGACTATTCTAAAGCGTCTGTTCAGGGTTTATGCCCATATTTATCACCAGCACTTTGATTCTGTGATGCAGCTGCAAGAGGAGGCCCACCTCAACACCTCCTTTAagcactttattttctttgttcag gaGTTTAATCTGATTGATAGGCGTGAGCTGGCACCTCTTCAAGAATTAATAGAGAAACTTGGATCAAAAGACAGATAA